Proteins found in one Miscanthus floridulus cultivar M001 chromosome 4, ASM1932011v1, whole genome shotgun sequence genomic segment:
- the LOC136548147 gene encoding uncharacterized protein: protein MVWFVLNNCEEVDEYKDIYRAELQQQGVNDVEKMMSSQFAAWFEDHITTLKYQGSTHVDEDLYSLACQLDLRVRSYTSCIINGVRYHTLAHDEHRKTQNSTIKSAGTHGDDTIDFYGRIKDIIELSYNKNSKGQRTIVLLRCEWYNLEGRTYQMKDDGYFKSINIQGRWYKDDPFIIATDASQAFLLEDTKLGPSWRVLQEFGHRHIFDVEESDTNQAIQEQQQIRCLEAYQEEHISSREGAVGDIHPDLDLLHRENEPGSPISRDLVETIRRQPHTAQGDEADDGNEDEDETYLEYHSPEEGGNTSGEDSDDD from the exons ATGGTTTGGTTTGTTCTAAATAACTGCGAAGaggttgatgaatacaaaga CATCTATAGGGCAGAATTACAACAACAAGGGGTCAATGATgttgaaaaaatgatgtcatcacAATTCGCTGCATGGTTTGAGGATCAT ATTACCACATTGAAATACCAAGGCAGTACACATGTTGATGAAGACCTATACTCACTAGCATGTCAGCTGGATCTGCGAGTGCGTTCTTACACATCCTGTATAATCAATGGGGTACGGTACCACACTTTGGCTCATGACGAACATAGGAAGACACAGAACTCCACCATCAAAAGTGCAGGTACTCACGGTGATGACACAATTGACTTCTATGGGAGAATCAAAGACATTATTGAGTTGAGTTACAATAAGAACAGCAAAGGCCAAAGAACTATTGTCTTATTACGGTGTGAGTGGTACAATCTAGAGGGAAGGACATACCagatgaaagatgatggttaCTTCAAGAGCATAAACATCCAAGGCCGATGGTATAAGGATGATCCTTTCATTATAGCCACAGATGCTTCACAAGCATTTCTCTTGGAAGATACAAAGTTAGGTCCAAGTTGGCGAGTGCTACAAGAATTTGGCCACCGACATATATTTGATGTCGAAGAGTCTGACACAAACCAAGCAATTCAAGAACAACAACAAATTAGATGTCTGGAGGCATACCAAGAGGAGCACATTTCATCGAGAGAAGGTGCAGTGGGAGACATTCATCCTGATTTGGATTTGTTGCACAGGGAGAATGAACCAGGCAGCCCTATAAGTAGAGACCTTGTGGAGACCATCCGGCGACAGCCACATACAGCTCAAGGTGATGAAGCAGACGATggaaatgaagatgaagatgaaacctATCTTGAGTACCATAGTCCAGAAGAAGGAGGGAATACTTCAGGAGAAGACAGTGATGATGACTGA